The following nucleotide sequence is from Trueperaceae bacterium.
GGTCGCTGGTTCGAGTCCAGCAGGGCCCACCACTGCTTGCTGACAGGTGAGCGTCGCTCCGACTACGCACCCGTCGACGCCATCCGCGTGTACGCGGGCGCAGCGGAGGGCGCGGAGAGCTGCAAGGCCGTGGGTCGCGCCGCCCGTGGCCGAGCCGACACGGCCCAGGAACGAAGCCCAGAGACCTCAGCCGCGCCCCCCACCCTCGAGGTGCCGCTTGAGCGTCTCCAGGTTGGCTGCCATGCCCCGCTTGAAGAACGGGCCTGCCAGCGGCGCCAGCAGGGCGGCCGGACCCGTCAGGCCCTCGCCGGTGATCTCTCCCTCGAGCGTCAAGCGCGTCCCGCCGCCGGCCGGCGCGAGCAGGTAGCGGTAGGTGAAGGGCGTCGGACCGCTGAGGCTGCGGAGCGTCACGCGCTCGTTCGTCTCGAGCTCGCTGACCTCCACCTCGTTCTCGACCCGGCCCTGCGGCAGGTGCCTGACCATCTCGTACCTGGTGCCTGCGCGCACGGGGCCGGGCGTGAGCTTGCGAACCGCCTGCACCGCCTCGTACCAGACCGGCGTGTTCTCGCTGTCGGCGAGGAAGGAGAAGACGTCCTGCACCCTCCTACCGATGTCGAGGCTCAGCACGAACGTGCCCATCCCCAAGCCTCCTTTCGAGGGGAACGTGTCCGTCCCCGGAGTCTAGACCCCGGGGACGGAAAGGCGTTCCAGGAGGCGATGGCGGGCGGTCGATGAGGACGTACAGCGCGATCGGCTCGCAGCGCCCGAACGGTCGCCGCCAAGCTCGACCCAAGGCTCGAGGCGCGTCGCTACAGCCTGGCGTCCGCACGGGCGGTCTCGCGCTCGCGCGCGTAGACGTCGCTCTCGTCGCGGATGAACGCGAGCAGGTCGGCGTTGACCCGGTCCTGGTGCGTGGTCGGGATCCCGTGCGGGGCGGCGGGGTAGTAGATCTCCCTCACGTCCGGAATGAGGCGCGCCGACTTCCTCGCCGTGATGTCGATGGGAACGACCTGGTCGTCCTCGCCGTGGATCAGCAGCGTCGGCACGTCGAACCTCCTCAGGTCCTCCGTGAAGTCGGTGGCGGACAGGGCGTCGATGCACTCGTACACGTTCTTGAGCCCGACCTGCATGCAGAGGCCCCAGAAGTGGTCGAGCGTGGCCTGCGAGACCCGCGACCCGTCCCGGTTCGTCCCGTAGAAGACGACCGCGAACTCACGGAAGAACTGGGCGCGGTCGTCGAAGAGGGACTTGCGGAAACCGTCCCACACCTCCGTCGGGATCCCCTGCGGGTTCGATTCGGTCTGGAGCAGCCGAGGCGGCACCGCGGAGATGAGGACGACCTTGCGGATCCGCCGGGTCCCGTGCCGCCCGACGTAGTGCGCCACCTCGCCCCCGCCCGTGGAGTGTCCGACCAGGACCACGTCGGTCAGGTCCAGCGCCTTCATCACCGCCTCGAGGTCGTCCGCGTAGGTGTCCATGTCGTTGCCGGACGAGGCCTGCGTGGAGCGTCCGTGTCCGCGCCTGTCGTGAGCGACGGCGCGGTAGCCGTTCTGCGCTAGGAACAGCATCTGCGGATCCCAGGCGTCAGCGTTCAGCGGCCAGCCGTGCGAGAGCATGACGGTTGGGCCCTGACCCCAGTCCTTGTAGAAGATCGCGGTGCCGTCGTTGGTGGTGACCCAGCTCATAGGCAGTCCCTTCCTGCTCGCTACAGGCTCGACGTGCGGGCCGGACCAGGTCGACGACCGCTGGCCCGGTCTCTCGTGGGCGTGCCCCCTTCCCGGCAGTTGGCGCTAGCGACCCCAGCGGAGGGCGGGCGCCGCCGCTGCGGTGAAGGTTAGGTCTGGGAGCGCCGCGTCGCGTCTGTGAGGCTCCCCGGTCGGGTCCCTAGTCGGCGGCGAGCATGCCCGGTCGAGCGCGTGGTCCATCGCCGTTCGCCGGTGGCCGGACGGGCCGGCGCTACCCGCGCGGACCCGGTCGCCGAGCCGCACGAGCCGGCTGCTCGACGCTCCCCAGCGCCGCCTCGAGCTCCTTGCGCGAGGAGATGCTCAGCTTGGCGAAGACCTTGTGCAGGTGGTACTCGACCGTTCGGGGGCTGATGTAGAGCTGGCTCCCGATCTCGGGGTTCGTGTGCCGCATGGCGGCGAGGCGAGCGATCTGCAGCTCTTGGGGGGTGAGCAGGTCACGGGAGTCGAGCGTGCGCCTGCGCACCGTCTCGCCCGTGGCCAGGAGCTCGCGGCGCGCCCTCTCCGCGAACGCCTCGGCGCCGAAGTCGCTCAGCATCTCGTGGGCGGTGCGCAGGTGGCCTCGCGCCTGCGCGCGTCGGTTCTCCCGGCGCAGCCACTCGCCGTAGACGAGGTGGGCGCGGGCGAGATGGACGACGACATGGCTCCTCTCGAGGTAGTCGATGGCCTCCTGGAAGAGCGCCTCGGCGGTACTGCCGGCGCTGAGCAGGGCCCTCGAGCGAGCGAGGACGCCGAGCGCCCAGTCGGACCCCGACGTCAGGGTCCGCTCCTCGAGCCGCTCCAGGGCGACGCTCGCGTCGTGGGCGTCGCTGTGGGCGCCGGCCTCGATCACCTCGAGGAGGGCGAAGCCGCTGAGCTCGAGGTCGTCGTGCTCGCAGGCCCTGCGCGCGGCGGCCAGGGCGGCGTCGTAGCGGCTCAGCCCGTTGTAGAGGACGCCCGACGCGTACTCCGCGAGCCCGACCACGCGACCCTCGCCACTGGCGACGGCGTCTCGCAGGCGGGCCTCGACGAGCCCTGCCGTCCGCGCCTCGTCGCCGCGCCAGGCCGCCAGCACCAGCGAGCTGTAGCGCAGCGGCGCGTTGCCGGTCGCCTCGCTGATCGAGTCGGACTCCTGGACGAGCGCCGCGGCCGCGGTGAACTCGCCGGCGTACACCCTGGCAGCGGCGGCGCTCTCGAGGCAGACGGGGAGGATGTTGAGCGCCCCGGCCTCGCGGGCCAGCGCGGTCGCGCGTTCCGCCAAGCCGTACCACCTGTCGCTGTCCCAGAGGTCACCGGCGACGAACCAGGCCAGCCACAGCCACGGGGTCGAGGCGTCGCCTTCTGGCGCCGCCGCCGCCTCGAACGCCGCCAGCGCCGCGCGCAGCAGCGGCACGCCGGCCGCGTGCCCGGCCGTGAAGCGCGTGGCGAGCCCGTCCAGCAGCAGGTCGATGGGGCGCGGCGGCCGCGGACCCGCCGGGGCGGCTCGCGCGGCCTCGGCTATGGCGACGAGGCTGCCAGAGGCGTCGAACCGGCCGGTGAACAGCGCGGCGGCGAACGCCTCCAGGAACGTCTCCCGAGCCAGCTCGGCGTTGAGCGGCTCGAGCCGCAGGGCGGCTTCTAGGAGCATCGGCGGGGCCTCGCTCCCCCGTCTCCTGGCGAACTCTATCTGGGCGTGGAGGCGCCCGAGCCGCGCCCGCTGGAGGTCGTCGAGCGGCCCGACCTCGGCGGCGATGAGGAGCTCATGGGCCGCCTCCGGAGCGCCGGCCTCGAACGTCGCCCGCGCCGCGGCGAGCGCCCGCGCGGCGCGCGGCCCCGGTTCGGGCGTGAGGTCGGCGGCGCGCTTGAGGAACGCCGCCTCGGCGGCGCTGCCACCGCGGCTCCTGGCGCGGTCCGCCGATCGCTCCAGCGAGGCCGCCACCGCCTCGTCTGGCGCCAGCGTCGCCCGGCCGAGGTGCCAAGCCCGACGGTCAGGATCGGCCTCCGGGTCGGTCGACTCCGCTAGGGCGCGGTGCACCTCGCTGCGCGCGCGGGCGGTCGCGGCGCGGTAGACGGCCGAGCGCGCCAGGGGGTGGCAGAAGCGCACGTTGAGGTCGACCTCGATGAGACCGGCGGACTCGGCGGGCGCCGCGGCGCCCGCGCCCATGCCGAGCCTCTCGGTGGCCCGCCGCAGGAGCTCGGCGTCACCCATGGGCTCGGCCGCCGCGACGAGCAAGAGGTCTTGCGTCGCGTCGGGCAGGCGCCGCACGCGTTGTAGGTAGCTCTGCTCGATGCGCCTCGCCAGCGGCCGCGCGTCGGGGAGAGCGAACCCGCCGGCGAGCTCGCCCACGCTCAGGCCGTGGGGCAGCTCCAGCAACGCCAGCGGGTTCCCCCGCGTCTCGGCGACGATGCGGTCCCTGATGCGGTCGTCCACGCGACCGATCATCACGGAGTCCAGCAAGGCCCGCGCGTCGGCGGCGGCCAGCCCGTCGAGGGTCAGCTCCGGCAGGCCCGCGAGCTCTCGGACCTCGCTGGGCTCGCGGACCGCGAAGACCATGGCGATCGGCTCCGCCAGCAGGCGGCGCGCGACGAAGGCGAGCAGTAGAGCCGAGGGCCGGTCCAGCCACTGGGCGTCGTCGAGGAGGCAGACGAGCGGCCGCTCTCCCGCCGCCTGGGCCATGAGGCTGAGGACGGCCAGTCCGACGAGGAAGGGGTTGGCCGCCGCGCCGGCGTTCAGGCCGAAGGCCGTGCCCAGCGCGACGCGCTGCGGTTGGGGCAGGGCATCGAGGTGAGGGAGTATGGGCGCGCAGAACTGGTGGAGCCCGGCGTAGGGGAGCTCCATCTCCGACTCGACGCCCGTCGCCCGCAGGAGCTGACACCCTGCGGCCCTCTCCGCCAGGTAGTCGAGCAGCGCCGACTTGCCCACCCCGGCCTCGCCGCGCACCACCAGCACGCGTCCCTCGTCGGCGCGCACGTCGGCGAGCAGCGCGTCGAGCGCCTGGCGCTCGCGCTGTCGGCCACGCAAGTCCGCGGTGTGCCTGACAAGCGACATGTCCGTACCCCAGGGCTGCGGCGCTGCGTCATGGAAGCGGATCGGGAGGGTCGTTCTCGGCCCCTACGGAAGGGCATTGTCTCACGGCCCTGTCGGCCGCTCTGTCGCGCCGCCTCGGCGCGCTCTGCGGTGAGACCCTCCTCGTGTGTCACCCCTCCAGCCTCGGATCGCTGGCCGCGTCGCGGTACAGGGGCGGGCAGCCCTCCTCGACGGCGTTCGTCCGCAGCTCGAAGTGCCACGGCTCGTTGCGGTACACGCGGCAGAGGCCGAAGCGAGCGCCGTGCACGGACAGCCAGGACGCGGCGGGCGCCGGACCGACGTCGACGGCGTCGCCGGTGACGTGGAGGGACGCGTCCGCGGGGGCGACCCAGCGCTCGGCCTCCGCCGCGGAGCCGTACCTCGCGACCGCCTCGCACAGCAGGCGGGCCTGCTGCTCGCGGGAGCGCCAGCCGCTGTTCACCTCGATGCGGACCCCGTCCCGGGCGGCGCGCCGCGAGGCCGCGCGCAGCGCCGACAGAAGCGCGGGGTCCAGGTTGGCGATGCCGGGCAGGTGGCCGTCGAGAGGCGTGGCGCCGGCGGGCAGGAGGCCGCCGGCGACCGTCGCCGCGTCCTCCGGCGCGCCGCCGCACACGGGCCGCGGCGCGGCCACATAGGCCTCGACCGGCGACGCCGTGGACGCGACGTAGAGCCAGGCGCCCGCGGCGAGAAGGAGCAGGAGGCCCAGGACGCGTCGCGCCGACCGGGTGCCTCTCGGGTTCACGCGCATGCCGCCCAGTCAAGGCCAGGCGACGTTGCCGCCCCGTCTGTGGTTCTCGATAGGGAAACGATAGGTCGCGCCGCCTAGCATTGGGAGCGTGCGCGTGCTGGTGGTCGAGGACGAGCCGCTCATGGCCGAGGCCATCCGCGACGGGCTGCGGCTGGAGGCCATCGCGGCCGACGTCGCCCTGGACGGCGACGCGGCGCTCGAGATGCTGAGCGTGAACGACTACGACGTCGCCGTCCTCGACCGCGACGTCCCCGGTCCGTCGGGGGACGAGGTGGCCGCGAGCATCGTCGCGTCGGGGAGCGGCCTGCCCATACTCATGCTCACCGCCGCGGACAGGCTGGTCGACAAGGTGTCGGGCTTCGAGATCGGCGCCGACGACTACCTGACGAAGCCGTTCGAGCTCAAGGAGCTCGTGATGCGCCTGCGCGCGCTGCACCGCAGGCGCGAGATCAAGCGGCCTCCGGTCCTCGAGCTGGCCGGGCTCCGGCTGGACCCGTTCAGGCGCGAGGTCTACCGCGACGGCCGGTACGTGGCGCTGACCCGCAAGCAGTTCGCCGTGCTCGAGGTGCTGGTGCAGGCAGGGGGCGGCGTGGTGAGCGCGGACGAGCTGCTCGAGCGCGCCTGGGACGAGAACGCCGACCCGTTCACGAACGCCGTGAGGATCACGATCTCGTCGCTGCGGAAGAGGCTCGGCGAGCCCTGGCTGATCGCCACGGTGCCGGGCGTGGGCTACAAGATCGCCGTGGACGGCGCGGGCGAGGGGGCGTGACCAGGCACCAGGGCGAGAGCGGGCCGGCGTGACTCGGCGCACGGACGAGAGCGGGCCGGCGTGACGGTGCGGTCCGGCGAGGGCGGCCCGGCGTGAGTCGGCGCCCGGGCGTGAGCGTGCGGCTGCGGCTCACCCTCAGCTACGCCGGGTTCCTGGTGGTGGCGGGCACGGTGTTGCTCGCGATCGTGTGGGTGTTCCTGCTGCGCTACGTCCCTCCCGGCGCGGTGCGGACGATCGGCGGGTTCGTGCCCGGCCGCGACGACCTGATCCGCGCCTTCGCGCCCAAGGCGGCCTGGGGGTTCGCGTTCCTGCTGGTGTTCGGCCTCGTCGGCGGCTGGGTCCTGGCCGGCCGGATGCTCGCGCCCCTCGAGCGCATCACCAGGGCGGCCCGCAAGGCGTCGCAAGGGTCGCTGTCGCACCGGATCGAGCTCGAGGGGCGCAAGGACGAGTTCCGGGAGCTCGCCGACGCCTTCGACAACATGCTGGCCAGGCTCGAGGCGCAGGTCGCGGAGCAGCAGCGCTTCGCGGCCAACGCCTCCCACGAGCTGCGCACGCCGCTGGCGATCACGCAGACGCTCCTCGAGGTGGCCCGCAACGACCCGGGGCACGACCGGGAGGAGCTCATCGAGCGCCTTCTGGCCGTGAACGCACGGTCCATCGAGCTGACCGAGGCGCTGCTCCTCCTCAGCCGCAGCGACCGCAGGGGGTTCGAGCGCGAGCCTGTCGACATGTCGCTGGTCGTCGAGGAGGCCGTGGAGACGCTGCTCCCGCTGGCGGAGAGGCGGGGCGTCGACGTCGACGTGGGAGGGGAGCCCGCGACCACCGTGGGCTCGCACGCCCTGCTCCTGCAGATGACGACGAACCTCGTGCACAACGCGATCGTCCACAACCTGGAGGAGGGCGGCGAGGTGAGGGTCAGGACTACCGCCGAGGCCGGGCGCGTCGTGCTCAGCGTGGAGAACACGGGCCCGGTCCTCTCGCCGCACGTCGTGTCGACGCTGACCGAGCCGTTCCAGCGCGGTCCCGGTCGCGTCCGCCGCGGCCACGCCGGCGTGGGCCTGGGGCTGGCGATCGTCGAGAGCGTCTGCCGGGCTCACGACGGCGACGTGAGGCTCGCCCCCCGCGACGGCGGCGGGCTGGTCGTGACGGCGCGCCTGCCGCTCGCCTCGGAGCCGGAGGCCAGGACCGCGCTCAGTGGGCCGGCGCCGCGCCCGGGGCTCGAGCCGCGGCCGCGCCCCCGCCAGCCCCTCGGCAGAGGTCGGTCCGCCTGAGCGTCATGGCGTTCACCGCGACGACGATCGTCGAGAGGCTCATGAACAGCGCGCCGACGGCGGGCGAGAGCAGCACGCCCGCCCAGGCGAGGACGCCGGCGGCGAGCGGGATCGCGACGGCGTTGTAGCCCGTCGCCCAGAAGAGGTTCTGGACCATCTTCCGGTAGGTCGCGTGCGAGAGCCTGAGGGCGGCGAGCACGTCGAGCGGGTCGTTCTCGACCAGGACGAGGTCGGCCGACTCGATCGCGACGTTCGTGCCGGCGCCGATAGCGATGCCGAGGTCTGCCTCCACCAGCGCCGGGGCGTCGTTGATGCCGTCGCCCACGTACGCCGTCGGCCCGCCCTGCTTGATCTCGCGCACCAGCCCGGCCTTCTCCTGGGGCAGCACGCGGGCGTAGTAGCGGTCGATGCCCAGCTCCTCGGCGACGGTCCTCGCGACCGCCTCGGAGTCGCCGGTGATCATCACCGCGCGCACGCCCATGCGGTGGAGCTCGCTTATCGCCGTCTTAGCGCCCTGCCTCACGCGGTCCGAGAGCGCGAAGAGGGCCAGCACGCGGTCCTCGTCCATGAGGGCGATCACGCTCTCGCCGCGTCCCTCGGCCTCCGCCAGTCCGCGCTCGAGCCCCGCAGGGAGGGCGAGGCCCTGCTCGGCCGACCACTCGGGCCGTCCCACGGCGTAGGCGCTTCCGTCCACGCGGCCCCTCACGCCCTTGCCGGCTACCACCTCGAAGGCGTCGACATCCGCGCGCGGCGCGCCGATGGCCTCGGCGTGCTCCACGACGGCCCGGCCGAGGGGGTGCTCGCTGCGCAGCTCCAGTGCCGCGGCGATCCTCACCGCCTCCTGCTCCGTGACGCCTTCGGCGTACACGCGCCGCACGCCGAAGGCGCCCTCTGTGAGGGTGCCGGTCTTGTCGAACGCCACCGTGCGGACGTCCCTGGCGCGCTCGAACGCCTCGCGACCGCGCACCAGGATCCCGTGCCTGGCGCTCATGGCGGTGGCGTTGACCGTGACGAGGGGGATCGCCAGGCCGAGCGCGTGCGGGCAGGCGATGACGAGGACCGTCACCGCGCGCGTGATCGCCTGCTGCAGGCCGGGCTCGGCCAGGGACCACGCCACGAACGTCACGGCTCCGGCCGCGATCGCGACGTAGAAGAGCCACCCTGCCGCGCGGTCGGCGAGCGCCTGGAAGCGGCTGCGCGAGGCCTGAGCCTCCCGAACCAGTCGCTGGACCTGCGAGAGGGTGGTGTCGTCGCCGGTGCGCGTCACCGCCACGGTGAGCGCGCCCTCGCCGTTGACGCTGGCGGCCACCACCTCCGTGCCCGGCTCCTTCGGGACGGGCCTGGACTCGCCGGTGAGGAACGCCTCGTTGACGCTGCTGGCGCCGTCGACGACCACGCCGTCGGCCGGCACCTGCTCGCCCGGCCGCACGAGGACCGTGTCGCCTGGCCTGAGGGCGCCCAAGGGCACGTCCTCGACCTGGCCGTCCGGCGTGAGGCGGTGGGCGAGCGTCGGCATCAGCTTCGTCAGCTCCTCGAGCGCGCGCGAGGCGCCCTTCACGCTCGCCATCTCGAGCCAGTGGCCCAGGAGCATCACGCTCAGCAGCGTCGCGAGCTCCCAGAAGAACGGCATGCCGGGCGCGCCCAGCGCCACGGCGACGCTGTAGACGTACGCGACGGTGATCGCGAGGCCGATCAGCGTCATCATCCCCGGCTGCCTCGCGGCGAGCTCGTGCCGGGCGCCCTGCAGGAAGACGAGCCCGCCGTAGAGGTAGAGCACCGTGGCGAGCGCGGGGTTCACCCACTCGCTGCCGGGGAAGCTGACGGCCTGGTACCCCAGCCACGCCTGGACCTGCTCGCTGAAGTAGAGGATCGGGACCGTCAGGACCAGGCTCAGCCAGAAGCGGTCGCGGAACATCTCGGGCGTGTGCCCGGCGTGCTTGTCGTGCGTGGCGGGGTCGTGGGCCGCAGGCCCATCCACCCCGTGCGCCGCGCGGTCCTCCGCCGCGCCGTGATGCGCAGCGTGCTCGTGCGCCTCGTGTTCGTGCACCCCGCGTCCTCTCGCGCTCAGGCCGCCGCGAGACGCGGCTCCGGCGGCGCGTCGGCGGCGGGGCGTGCGCTCATGGGCGGCTCGAAGCGCCGCAGCCTCAGGGCGTTGCTCAGCACGAACACGCTGGAGAGGCCCATGGCCGCGGCGGCGAGCACGGGCGAGAGCAGCAGCCCGAAGGCCGGGTAGAGCGCCCCGGCGGCCACCGGGATCAGGACGGTGTTGTAGGCGAACGCCCAGAAGAGGTTCTGCCTGATGTTGGCGAGCGTCGCCTTGGAGAGCGCCAGGGCGTTGGGGATGCCGCGCAGGTCGCCAGACATGAGCACGACGTCGGCGGACTCGATGGCGACGTCGGTGCCCGTGCCGATCGCCACGCCGACGTCGGCGGCGGCCAGGGCTGGCGCGTCGTTGATGCCGTCTCCGACGAACGCGACCCGGCGGCCCTCGGCCTGTAGCTGCCTGACGGCGTCGACCTTGCCTCCCGGCAGCACCTCGGCGAGGACCTCGTCGATGCCGAGCCGGCGCGCGATCGCCTGGGCGGTGCGCTCGTCGTCGCCGGTGACCATCGCCACGCGCAGCCCCAGCGCGTGGAGCGCCCCGATCGCCGCGGGCGTCGAGTCCTTGAGAGGGTCGGCGACCGCGATGACCGCCGCCAGCTCGCCGTCGACGGCGGCGTAGAGGGGGCTCTTGCCCTCGTCGGCGAGGCGCGCGGCCTCCGCGGCGAACGGCGAGACGTCGACGCCCAGGCGCCGCATGTAGCGGTCGGCGCCCACCTCGACCCGCCGGCCCTCGACGCTCGCGCGCACGCCGAGGCCGGGCACCGCCTCGAAGCCGTCGGCCGGCGCCGGCTCGAGACCCTCCGACCTGGCGGCCCGCACGACGGCGGCTGCGATGGGGTGCTCGCTGGTCGCCTCGACGCTGGCCACGAGGCGCAGTACCTCGGCGCGGTCGAAGCCGGGGCGGAGCGCGAGGTCGGTCAGCTCCGGCTCGCCCTTGGTGAGGGTGCCGGTCTTGTCGAGCGCGATCACGCGCGCCTCCTGCAGGCTCTGCAGCGCCTCGCCCTTGCGGAACAGCACGCCCATCTCGGCGGCCTTGCCGGTGCCGACCATGATGCTGGTGGGCGTGGCCAGGCCCATGGCGCAGGGGCAGGCGATGATCAGCACCGCCACCGTGTTCACGAGCGCGAACGTCAGCGCCGGCTCGGGCCCGAACGCCAGCCACGCGACGAAGGTGAGCGCCGCGATGGCCATGACGACGGGCACGAACACGCTCACGACCCGGTCGGCGAGCGCCTGGATACGCGGCTTGCCGCCCTGCGCCTCCTCGACCATGCGGACGATCTGCGCCAGCACGGTCGCCTCGCCCACGGCCGTCGCGCGGAAGCGGAACGCGCCGGTCTCGTTGATCGTGCCGCCCACGACCTTCTCGCCCGCGGTCTTCCGCACCGGCACGCTCTCGCCGGTGATCATCGACTCGTCGACGAACGACGAGCCCTCCACCACCACGCCGTCGACAGGGACCCTCTCGCCGGGGCGCACGACCACGGTGTCGCCCGGTACGACCTGCGCCACGGGCAGCTCGAGCTCCTCCCCGCCCCGTACCACGCGCGCTGTCTTCGGCTGCAGGCCCAAGAGCTTCCTTATCGCCTCGCTGGTGCGCCCCTTGGCGGCGGCCTCGAGGTACTTGCCGAGCAGGATCAGCGTGATGATGGCGGCCGAGGCCTCGTAGTAGACGTGGGCCGTGCCCGCGGGCAGCAGCCTCGGGAGGAACGTCGCCACGACCGAGTAGCCGAACGCCGCGCTGGTGCCGATCATCACCAGGCTGTTCATGTCGGGGCTGCCGCTGCGGAGGCCCTTCCAGCCGGGCCGGTAGAAGCGCCGGCCGGGCCCGAACTGCACGACGGCGGCGAGCGCGAACGCGACGTACCGGACGACCTGGTCGGGCACGAGGCTCGTCAGCGCGCGCTCGAGCGCCGGCACGAGCATCGGCACCATGAAGAGCAGCACGAGAGGAGCGGTGGCGACGGCGCTGAGCGTCAGGTCGCGACGCAATGCGGCGAGCTCGCGCTCCCGCGCGGCGCGCTCCACGTCCGAGCGCCGCTCGCCCGCCTCCACCTCGAGGACCTCGTAGCCGGTGTCGCGCACGACCTGGTGGAGCCTGGGGAGGTCGGTCACGCTCGGCAGGTAGCGCACGGTGGCGCGCTCGGTCGCGAGGTTCACGCTGGCGTCGACGACGCCGTCGGCCTGCCGCAGGGCGCGCTCGACCCGCGCGACGCAGTTCGCGCAGGTCATGCCCTGCACCCCCAGCTGGACGGTCCTCGTCGTGCCTTCGACCGCGGTCTCCACGGCGACAACTATAACCACCCCAGGGGGGGTGGGGTGACGCGGCAACGACCAAGCGTAGACGAGGCGGCCCGGTTGGACGACCCTCGCCGGGGGCGACCCGGGCCGCCGGTCGCGACGGCTTCGTCCGGACCCGGCGGTCGCCACCCTGTCGGGTAAGAGCCCGGTGACACCGCGGCTGCTACGTTGCTCGTGCGAACGAGGCCGTTCGCATCGCCACGAACGACAGGAGGGGGGCGGCGATGAGAAGCATCACCATCCGCAAGCCGATCGGACGGGTCTCGGCGGCGATCCTGCTAGCGACGCTGCTGGGCACTTCCTTCGCGGACACGAGCCTCCGGCTCGGCGCGACGTTCCCGGGCTGGGACAAGCTGAGCACCTACGGGGTCGAGGGCGAGTTAGCGGAGGCGGTCGCCGACCTGGCGAGCGACTACGCCCGCCAGCTCGGTCGCTTCTGCTCGCTGCCGGAGGTCTTCCTGAGGGACGGCAGCTCCAGCGTGCTGACGGCGCTGGTCTTCTACGAGGGCTACCTGCCCTACGGCTCCCGCGAGGAGGTGCTCCTCGACACCTACGACCAGCGCGTCTCGGTGGTCCACACGAGCTACGGAGGCGAGGCTCTGGTCCTGCTCATCGACCTCGACGACCTGGGCGTGGCCATGGCGGTGTGCGGGATATGACCTTCGCGAGGCGCATCGTCCCGCTCCTGCTCTTCGTCGCCGCGGCCGGCCACGCGCTCGGCCAGGAGATCGTCGCCGAGTTCACGGGCAACGGGCTCTCGAACACCCGCCCCTTCACCGTGCGCAACGGCTGGGAGATCCAGTGGAGCGCCAACGGCGAGATCTTCCAGGTCTACGTCTTCGACTTGGCCGGCGAGCTCGTCGGCGTGGCGGCCAACCAGATGGGACCCGGTAGCGGCACGTCCTTCAACGCGCGGGGAGGCACGTACTACCTGCAGGTCAACGCCATGGGCTCGTGGGCCGTACGCGTGGTCCAGCTCCCCGCAGGGAGCGCATCGCAGGTGACGGCTCCGCTCGAGCTCGAGGGCGATGGGACCCAGAACACCAGGCCCTTCAGCGTCGCCGGACCCTGGGAGATCCGGTGGACGGCCGACGGGGACCTGTTCCAGGTGTACGTCTTCTCCGCCGACGGCGAGCTCATCGGCGTGGCCGCCAACCAGATGGGCGCCGGCGGCGGCTCGTCGTTCCAGCCGCGGGGAGGCGACTACTACCTCCAGGTGAACGCCATGGGGGCGTGGAGCTTGAGCATCGTCCCGCTGGATTGAATCGTCCCGCTGGATCGAAGCGTGCCAGCGCGCGGCAGCTAGTGCGAGCGGCAGGGGGACGCCCTGCCGCTCGCGGGGATGGGGTTCGGGGCCCGCGGCTCGGCTCGGCAGGCCCCACTGACCTGTTCCCGGCCTGGCCGAGGTCAGCCGCCCGCCGGGCCGAAGCAGGACCACGGT
It contains:
- a CDS encoding D-alanyl-D-alanine carboxypeptidase family protein, producing the protein MNPRGTRSARRVLGLLLLLAAGAWLYVASTASPVEAYVAAPRPVCGGAPEDAATVAGGLLPAGATPLDGHLPGIANLDPALLSALRAASRRAARDGVRIEVNSGWRSREQQARLLCEAVARYGSAAEAERWVAPADASLHVTGDAVDVGPAPAASWLSVHGARFGLCRVYRNEPWHFELRTNAVEEGCPPLYRDAASDPRLEG
- a CDS encoding response regulator transcription factor, with translation MRVLVVEDEPLMAEAIRDGLRLEAIAADVALDGDAALEMLSVNDYDVAVLDRDVPGPSGDEVAASIVASGSGLPILMLTAADRLVDKVSGFEIGADDYLTKPFELKELVMRLRALHRRREIKRPPVLELAGLRLDPFRREVYRDGRYVALTRKQFAVLEVLVQAGGGVVSADELLERAWDENADPFTNAVRITISSLRKRLGEPWLIATVPGVGYKIAVDGAGEGA
- a CDS encoding AAA family ATPase, producing the protein MRGRQRERQALDALLADVRADEGRVLVVRGEAGVGKSALLDYLAERAAGCQLLRATGVESEMELPYAGLHQFCAPILPHLDALPQPQRVALGTAFGLNAGAAANPFLVGLAVLSLMAQAAGERPLVCLLDDAQWLDRPSALLLAFVARRLLAEPIAMVFAVREPSEVRELAGLPELTLDGLAAADARALLDSVMIGRVDDRIRDRIVAETRGNPLALLELPHGLSVGELAGGFALPDARPLARRIEQSYLQRVRRLPDATQDLLLVAAAEPMGDAELLRRATERLGMGAGAAAPAESAGLIEVDLNVRFCHPLARSAVYRAATARARSEVHRALAESTDPEADPDRRAWHLGRATLAPDEAVAASLERSADRARSRGGSAAEAAFLKRAADLTPEPGPRAARALAAARATFEAGAPEAAHELLIAAEVGPLDDLQRARLGRLHAQIEFARRRGSEAPPMLLEAALRLEPLNAELARETFLEAFAAALFTGRFDASGSLVAIAEAARAAPAGPRPPRPIDLLLDGLATRFTAGHAAGVPLLRAALAAFEAAAAPEGDASTPWLWLAWFVAGDLWDSDRWYGLAERATALAREAGALNILPVCLESAAAARVYAGEFTAAAALVQESDSISEATGNAPLRYSSLVLAAWRGDEARTAGLVEARLRDAVASGEGRVVGLAEYASGVLYNGLSRYDAALAAARRACEHDDLELSGFALLEVIEAGAHSDAHDASVALERLEERTLTSGSDWALGVLARSRALLSAGSTAEALFQEAIDYLERSHVVVHLARAHLVYGEWLRRENRRAQARGHLRTAHEMLSDFGAEAFAERARRELLATGETVRRRTLDSRDLLTPQELQIARLAAMRHTNPEIGSQLYISPRTVEYHLHKVFAKLSISSRKELEAALGSVEQPARAARRPGPRG
- a CDS encoding SRPBCC family protein, with protein sequence MGTFVLSLDIGRRVQDVFSFLADSENTPVWYEAVQAVRKLTPGPVRAGTRYEMVRHLPQGRVENEVEVSELETNERVTLRSLSGPTPFTYRYLLAPAGGGTRLTLEGEITGEGLTGPAALLAPLAGPFFKRGMAANLETLKRHLEGGGRG
- a CDS encoding HAMP domain-containing sensor histidine kinase, whose amino-acid sequence is MSRRPGVSVRLRLTLSYAGFLVVAGTVLLAIVWVFLLRYVPPGAVRTIGGFVPGRDDLIRAFAPKAAWGFAFLLVFGLVGGWVLAGRMLAPLERITRAARKASQGSLSHRIELEGRKDEFRELADAFDNMLARLEAQVAEQQRFAANASHELRTPLAITQTLLEVARNDPGHDREELIERLLAVNARSIELTEALLLLSRSDRRGFEREPVDMSLVVEEAVETLLPLAERRGVDVDVGGEPATTVGSHALLLQMTTNLVHNAIVHNLEEGGEVRVRTTAEAGRVVLSVENTGPVLSPHVVSTLTEPFQRGPGRVRRGHAGVGLGLAIVESVCRAHDGDVRLAPRDGGGLVVTARLPLASEPEARTALSGPAPRPGLEPRPRPRQPLGRGRSA
- a CDS encoding alpha/beta hydrolase, which produces MSWVTTNDGTAIFYKDWGQGPTVMLSHGWPLNADAWDPQMLFLAQNGYRAVAHDRRGHGRSTQASSGNDMDTYADDLEAVMKALDLTDVVLVGHSTGGGEVAHYVGRHGTRRIRKVVLISAVPPRLLQTESNPQGIPTEVWDGFRKSLFDDRAQFFREFAVVFYGTNRDGSRVSQATLDHFWGLCMQVGLKNVYECIDALSATDFTEDLRRFDVPTLLIHGEDDQVVPIDITARKSARLIPDVREIYYPAAPHGIPTTHQDRVNADLLAFIRDESDVYARERETARADARL